In a genomic window of Actinomycetota bacterium:
- the pyk gene encoding pyruvate kinase — protein MRRTKLVCTIGPASEARVTELVAEGMDVARVNLSHASPDVQTRTFAAVRSASEEVGRPVGILADLPGPKVRLGKLRRGQARPESGEPFVLRCDDPSPGDESGASVSYPGLCRDLRPGDRVMLSDGAVTLQVLGVRGSDVECVVVRGGRVRSRGGVNIPSERLSLPAVTDADRDGVARALSGGADFIAQSFVRKADDVRTIRELIWDRSVSLVAKIETRSAVDDFDAICREADAVMIARGDLGVDIPFEEVPVLQKELVQRALELGVPCIVATQMLESMTGAPRPTRAEASDVANAVLDSADAILLSAETAIGDYPVESARAASRIVEAAERAGSHLVRRDRPPGAESDAHEVARAVDALLAPPVRTSAVACFTRTGRTASLLSQIRPTVPVFAFAPDPAVVRQLTMRRAIIPLVSEMPADTDSMLQMMDARVRATGAVQPGDVVLMVAATPVGRAHTNLLKVHRIGPEEG, from the coding sequence ATGCGCCGAACGAAGCTCGTCTGCACGATAGGACCGGCCTCGGAGGCCCGGGTGACCGAGCTCGTCGCCGAGGGTATGGATGTCGCCCGGGTCAACCTGTCGCACGCGAGCCCGGATGTCCAGACCAGGACCTTCGCCGCCGTACGGTCGGCCTCCGAGGAGGTGGGGCGTCCGGTCGGGATCCTCGCCGACCTCCCCGGGCCGAAGGTGCGCCTGGGGAAGCTGAGGCGTGGACAGGCGCGTCCGGAGTCGGGGGAGCCGTTCGTGCTGCGCTGCGACGACCCGTCCCCCGGGGACGAGTCGGGAGCCTCGGTGTCCTACCCGGGGCTCTGCCGGGACCTGCGTCCGGGGGATCGGGTGATGCTCTCGGACGGCGCGGTCACGCTCCAGGTGCTCGGGGTGCGCGGGTCCGATGTCGAGTGCGTCGTCGTCCGTGGCGGCCGGGTCCGCTCGCGGGGCGGTGTGAACATCCCCTCCGAGCGGCTGTCCCTGCCGGCCGTCACCGACGCGGACCGCGACGGTGTCGCGCGAGCCCTGAGCGGAGGCGCCGACTTCATCGCGCAGTCGTTCGTGCGCAAGGCCGACGACGTCCGGACGATCCGCGAGCTGATCTGGGACCGGTCCGTCTCCCTGGTCGCCAAGATCGAGACGCGGTCGGCGGTCGACGATTTCGACGCGATCTGCCGCGAGGCCGACGCGGTGATGATCGCCCGGGGCGACCTCGGGGTGGACATCCCCTTCGAGGAGGTCCCGGTCCTGCAGAAGGAGCTCGTCCAGCGGGCGCTCGAGCTGGGGGTGCCCTGCATCGTGGCCACGCAGATGCTCGAGTCGATGACGGGGGCCCCGCGCCCGACGCGCGCGGAGGCGAGCGATGTGGCCAACGCCGTCCTCGACTCCGCCGACGCGATCCTGCTCTCGGCGGAGACGGCCATCGGGGACTACCCGGTCGAGTCGGCCCGAGCCGCCTCCCGGATCGTGGAGGCGGCTGAGCGGGCGGGCTCGCACCTGGTCCGCCGCGACCGTCCGCCGGGAGCGGAGTCGGACGCGCACGAGGTGGCCCGCGCCGTGGACGCGCTGCTGGCCCCGCCCGTCCGCACCTCGGCGGTGGCCTGCTTCACGCGTACGGGGCGAACCGCGAGCCTGCTCTCACAGATCCGTCCGACCGTGCCCGTGTTCGCCTTCGCGCCCGACCCGGCGGTCGTGCGTCAGCTGACGATGCGGAGGGCGATCATCCCGTTGGTGAGCGAGATGCCTGCGGACACCGACTCGATGCTGCAGATGATGGATGCCCGTGTGAGGGCGACCGGGGCGGTGCAGCCGGGGGACGTGGTCCTCATGGTCGCGGCCACCCCCGTGGGGAGGGCGCACACGAACCTGTTGAAGGTGCACCGGATAGGGCCCGAGGAAGGATGA